The window ttgtgaaaatgagatagtttCAGTTACAAATACATGTCTCGAAATCTATGTTGCAAACACCTTTCTTCGGACGACAAAATTGTTTGCAATCACCGTCAGACAAACATAGTGGTCCGACGTCTTTCCCTGACTTATTCATAGCTGTTGGCGGTGTCGGTGTCGG is drawn from Camelina sativa cultivar DH55 unplaced genomic scaffold, Cs unpScaffold31847, whole genome shotgun sequence and contains these coding sequences:
- the LOC109132158 gene encoding putative defensin-like protein 283, which translates into the protein HHQCFCESSSPCACTPPPPTPTPPTAMNKSGKDVGPLCLSDGDCKQFCRPKKGVCNIDFETCI